The following are encoded together in the Actinoplanes sp. N902-109 genome:
- a CDS encoding LLM class flavin-dependent oxidoreductase, with the protein MQFGIFTVSDITTDPTTGRTPTEAERIKNVVTIAKHAEEVGLDVFALGEHHNEPFFSSSPTTTLAYIAAQTSSLLLSTATTLITTNDPVKIAEDYAMLQHLSGGRVDLMMGRGNTGPVYPWFGKDIRAGIPLAIENYALLHRLWREHVVDWQGKFRTPLQSFTSTPRPLDDIPPFVWHGSIRSPEIAEQAAYYGDGFFANHIFWPASHTQRMIALYRERFAHYGHGDPDQAIVGLGGQVFMRRNSQDAVKEFRPYFDNAPVYGHGPSLEDFTRETPLTVGSPQQVIDRTLGFRDYVGDYQRQLFLVDHAGLPLKTVLEQLDLLGEEVVPVLRKEFAALKPAHVPDAPTHASMLAASLEKEVSVA; encoded by the coding sequence ATGCAGTTCGGGATCTTCACCGTCAGTGACATCACCACCGATCCCACCACCGGCCGGACGCCGACCGAGGCCGAGCGGATCAAGAACGTCGTGACCATCGCCAAGCATGCCGAAGAGGTCGGTCTCGACGTCTTCGCGCTCGGCGAGCACCACAACGAGCCGTTCTTCTCCTCGTCGCCCACCACCACGCTGGCCTACATCGCCGCGCAGACCTCGTCGCTGCTGCTCAGCACCGCGACCACGCTGATCACCACCAACGACCCGGTGAAGATCGCCGAGGACTACGCGATGCTGCAGCACCTGTCCGGCGGGCGCGTCGACCTGATGATGGGGCGCGGCAACACCGGGCCGGTCTACCCCTGGTTCGGCAAGGACATCCGCGCCGGCATCCCGCTGGCGATCGAGAACTACGCGCTGCTGCACAGGCTGTGGCGTGAGCACGTGGTCGACTGGCAGGGCAAGTTCCGCACCCCGCTGCAGTCGTTCACCTCGACCCCGCGCCCGCTCGACGACATCCCGCCGTTCGTCTGGCACGGCTCGATCCGCAGCCCCGAGATCGCCGAGCAGGCCGCCTACTACGGTGACGGATTCTTCGCCAACCACATCTTCTGGCCGGCCTCGCACACCCAGCGCATGATCGCGCTGTACCGCGAGCGCTTCGCCCACTACGGCCACGGCGACCCCGACCAGGCCATCGTGGGCCTCGGTGGGCAGGTCTTCATGCGCAGGAACAGTCAGGACGCGGTCAAGGAGTTCCGGCCGTACTTCGACAACGCCCCGGTGTACGGCCACGGCCCGTCGCTGGAGGACTTCACCCGTGAGACGCCGCTGACCGTCGGCAGCCCGCAGCAGGTCATCGACCGTACCCTGGGCTTCCGCGACTACGTCGGTGACTACCAGCGTCAGCTGTTCCTGGTCGACCACGCCGGCCTGCCGCTCAAGACCGTGCTCGAGCAGCTGGACCTGCTCGGCGAGGAGGTCGTGCCGGTGCTGCGCAAGGAGTTCGCCGCGCTCAAGCCGGCCCACGTGCCGGACGCGCCCACGCACGCCTCGATGCTCGCCGCTTCCCTCGAGAAGGAGGTCTCGGTCGCATGA